In a genomic window of Chrysemys picta bellii isolate R12L10 chromosome 1, ASM1138683v2, whole genome shotgun sequence:
- the LOC101932765 gene encoding olfactory receptor 52E2-like — protein sequence MAAFNLTHSDYSTFFLMGIPGMEAAHVWISVPFSMFYIITLLGNFMVLFVVGKEQTLHKPMFLLLCMLALTDIGMTNSVMPKALCIFWFNLKGITMGGCLTQMFFLHAGSIAHSAVLVTMALDRYVAICKPLRYASILTNARIANLGLLCLMRAVLFILPLPLLLSRQPFCNNHNIPHTYCDHMAVAKISCGDISVNIRYGLVMGLILIGLDLMLIALSYGLIMRAVLRISSEKSHQKALSTCTAHICVMLTSYTSYLFAVLTQRFSQSIPPHVLIIFVNLYAAIPPMINPIIYGVKTKELREKLGKYICRM from the coding sequence ATGGCAGCTTTCAACCTCACCCACTCTGACTATTCAACATTCTTCCTAATGGGCATCCCTGGCATGGAAGCTGCCCATGTCTGGATTTCCGTCCCTTTCTCTATGTTCTACATTATCACCCTGTTGGGAAATTTCATGGTTCTGTTTGTTGTAGGcaaagagcagaccctgcacaagccAATGTTCCTGCTGCTTTGCATGCTGGCGCTCACAGACATTGGCATGACTAACTCTGTCATGCCAAAGGCACTGTGTATCTTTTGGTTCAATTTGAAAGGCATTACTATGGGTGGATGTctcacccagatgttcttccttCATGCGGGTTCTATTGCACATTCAGCTGTCCTCGTCACAATGGCCCTTGATCGGTATGTTGCCATATGTAAACCTTTGAGATACGCCTCCATCCTCACCAATGCACGAATAGCTAACCTAGGGCTACTGTGTTTGATGAGGGCTGTTCTCTTcatcctgcctctgcccctgctcctgagcaGGCAGCCATTCTGTAACAACCACAATATCCCCCACACGTACTGTGACCACATGGCTGTGGCGAAGATATCGTGTGGGGACATCTCAGTCAACATTAGGTATGGATTGGTAATGGGGTTGATACTCATTGGGTTAGACCTGATGCTCATTGCCCTGTCCTACGGTCTGATCATGAGGGCTGTCCTCAGAATCTCCTCTGAGAAATCCCACCAGAAAGCCCTCAGCACTtgcacagcccacatctgtgtgatgctgaCATCTTATACTTCCTATCTCTTCGCTGTTCTGACACAGCGGTTCAGTCAGAGCATCCCTCCCCATGTTCTCATCATCTTTGTCAACCTCTATGCCGCCATCCCCCCCATGATCAACCCTATTATTTATGGAgtcaaaaccaaagagcttcGTGAAAAACTGGGCAAATACATCTGCAGAATGTGA